A stretch of the Hydra vulgaris chromosome 09, alternate assembly HydraT2T_AEP genome encodes the following:
- the LOC100210913 gene encoding uncharacterized protein LOC100210913 yields the protein MTAAHELPIYSREEVALHTAKSDAWVIIRDKVYNVTNWLDKHPGGVSLILNLAGKDCSVEFNSFHLNPNYDRLKPFLIGQLPAAQWHKDTQLGKDLKALFEELKNLKAFESDYWLYIKLASIISSLFVASIYFLHFSSSYWSLCLSAMFLGLFWQQLAFVGHDLGHHAVTHNKKKDETLGYIFGNFLQGISVAWWRHSHNTHHTLTNSINHDPDIQHLPVLAVSKSYFNNIFSTYYHRVLKFDRIAHLFVSIQHYMFFPIMGLARFNLYAQSFIFNLIGVGASSKGKQAELFSLLGFWTWFLMLLMYISSTLSYSHAIIFLFLSHATAGLVHIQICISHFSMETYMGVPQSNYENDGYFLSQLMTTMNVDCPPWMDLFHGGLQFQIEHHIFPHLTRSKLRYVQGRLQSLCKKHGLPHHSKPFFGAVLAVVEKLHETSKELKLSNMIWDGMNLVG from the exons ATGACTGCTGCTCACGAACTTCCTATTTATAGCAGGGAGGAAGTTGCTCTTCATACAGCTAAATCTGATGCTTGGGTAATAATTAGAGATAAAGTATACAATGTCACGAACTGGTTAGATAAACATCCTGGTGGtgtttcattaatattaaatttagcaGGAAAAGATTGTTCAGTTGAGTTTAACAGCTTCCATCTAAATCCTAACTATGATAGACTCAAGCCATTTCTTATAGGGCAATTGCCTGCTGCTCAATGGCATAAAGATACACAATTAGGAAAAGATCTTAAAGCATTATTTgaagagttaaaaaatcttaaagcaTTTGAAAGTGATT attggTTATATATTAAACTTGCAAGTATAATTTCATCACTTTTTGTTGCTTCCATCTACTTTTTACACTTTTCATCATCATACTGGTCACTCTGTTTAAGTGCAATGTTTCTTGGTTTATTCTGGCAGCAATTGGCTTTTGTTGGTCATGACCTTGGCCACCATGCTGtaacacataataaaaaaaaagatgagactcTTGGTTATATATTTGGAAATTTTCTTCaag GAATCAGTGTAGCTTGGTGGCGACACAGTCACAACACCCATCATACACTTACTAATTCAATCAATCACGATCCAGATATTCAGCATCTGCCAGTGTTAGCCGTTTCtaaatcatattttaacaatatattttcaacGTACTATCATCGGGTCTTAAAATTTGACAGGATTGCACATTTGTTTGTTTCAATTCAACATTATATGTTTTTTCCTATCATGGGATTGGCTCGTTTTAACCTCTATgcacaaagttttatttttaatctaatagGGGTCGGAGCTTCTTCAAAGGGAAAACAGGCAGAGTTATTTTCTTTACTGGGTTTTTGGACTTGgtttttgatgttattaatgTATATAAGCTCTACGCTATCTTACAGCcatgctattatttttttgtttttatcgcATGCCACAGCAGGTTTAGTGCACATACAGATTTGTATAAGTCATTTTTCTATGGAAACATATATGGGAGTGCCTCAGAGTAACTATGAAAATGATGGCTATTTTTTATCTCAGTTAATGACAACCATGAATGTTGATTGTCCTCCTTGGATGGATTTGTTTCATGGTGGACTCCAATTTCAAATTGAGCACCATATATTTCCACATTTAACAAGAAGCAAACTTCGCTATGTTCAAGGTAGGCTACAGAGCTTATGTAAAAAGCACGGTTTGCCACACCACTCAAAACCATTTTTTGGAGCTGTGTTAGCAGTTGTGGAAAAGCTTCATGAAACATCAAAGGAGCTTAAATTGTCAAATATGATTTGGGATGGGATGAACCTTGTTGGttaa